A single Streptomyces sannanensis DNA region contains:
- a CDS encoding SulP family inorganic anion transporter — protein MSQETGAPGRGWRRALPAVPGLTVLRGYRRSWLRGDLLAGATVAAYLVPQVMAYASVAGLPPVAGLWAILPALLLYAFLGSSRLLSVGPESTTALMTATVVGPLAAGDPGRYAVLAAALAVAVGLLCLVAWVARFGFVADLLSRPVLIGYLAGVALIMIVDQLTKLTGVPTSGEGFFPKLLSFVENLPRLHPATVILSAVTLLFLFLVARFFRYVPGPLLAVALGTAAVAAFDLQARGIAVIGEIPAGLPRPEFPDATLLPQLLLPAVGVLLVGYSDVILTARAFAGGNGGARLDADQELLALGAANLGAGTLHGFPVSSSASRTALAHSAGGHTQAYALTAGAAVLAVLLFLSPLLSSTPTAVLGALVVYAATRMIDMSGFRRLASFRRRELLLSLGCLAGVLVLDILYGVLVAVALSVAELLSRVARPHDAVQGLVPGLAGMHDIDDYPSARTIPGLLVYRYDSPLFFANAEDFRRRALAAVAEQTRPVKWFVLNTEANVEVDITALDSLEALREELTGRGIVFALARVKQDLRDDLDTYGLTESVGEDRIFPTLPTAVAAYRAWEVSGGAGEDT, from the coding sequence ATGTCGCAGGAGACCGGTGCCCCCGGCCGAGGGTGGCGTCGCGCCCTGCCCGCTGTGCCGGGGCTCACCGTGCTCAGGGGGTACCGGCGCAGCTGGCTGCGCGGCGACCTCCTTGCCGGAGCCACGGTCGCGGCCTATCTCGTGCCGCAGGTCATGGCGTACGCGAGTGTCGCGGGCCTGCCGCCGGTCGCGGGTCTCTGGGCCATCCTGCCGGCGCTCCTCCTGTACGCCTTTCTGGGCTCGTCACGGCTGCTGTCGGTCGGGCCCGAGTCGACGACCGCGCTGATGACCGCCACGGTGGTCGGACCGCTCGCCGCAGGGGACCCCGGGCGCTACGCCGTCCTGGCCGCCGCGCTCGCCGTCGCGGTCGGGCTGCTGTGCCTGGTGGCGTGGGTGGCGAGGTTCGGCTTCGTCGCCGATCTGCTCTCGCGGCCCGTTCTGATCGGCTATCTGGCCGGGGTCGCCCTCATCATGATCGTGGACCAGCTGACCAAGCTCACCGGCGTCCCGACGAGCGGCGAAGGCTTCTTCCCGAAGCTGCTGTCCTTCGTGGAGAACCTGCCCCGGCTTCATCCGGCCACGGTGATCCTCAGCGCCGTGACGCTGCTCTTCCTCTTCCTGGTGGCGCGCTTCTTCCGTTACGTTCCCGGCCCCCTGCTGGCCGTCGCACTCGGCACGGCGGCGGTGGCGGCGTTCGACCTCCAGGCCCGCGGCATTGCAGTGATCGGGGAGATCCCGGCCGGGCTGCCCCGCCCCGAGTTCCCGGATGCGACCCTGCTGCCCCAGCTGCTGCTGCCCGCCGTCGGTGTCCTTCTCGTCGGCTACAGCGATGTGATCCTCACCGCGCGTGCCTTCGCGGGCGGCAACGGCGGGGCACGGCTGGACGCCGATCAGGAGCTGCTGGCTCTGGGCGCCGCGAACCTCGGCGCGGGCACACTGCACGGATTCCCGGTGAGCAGCAGCGCCAGCCGTACCGCACTCGCCCACTCGGCGGGCGGACACACCCAGGCGTACGCCCTCACCGCCGGCGCCGCCGTACTGGCCGTGCTCCTGTTTCTCAGTCCCCTGCTCAGCAGCACTCCCACGGCCGTGCTGGGTGCTCTGGTCGTCTACGCGGCGACCAGGATGATCGACATGTCGGGCTTCCGGCGGCTGGCGTCCTTCCGGCGCAGGGAACTGCTGCTGTCGCTCGGATGCCTGGCCGGCGTCCTGGTCCTGGACATCCTGTACGGGGTGCTGGTGGCCGTGGCGTTGTCGGTGGCCGAACTGCTGAGCAGGGTGGCGCGACCGCACGACGCCGTGCAGGGGCTGGTGCCCGGGCTGGCCGGCATGCACGACATCGACGACTACCCGAGCGCCCGCACCATTCCCGGACTGCTCGTCTACCGCTACGACTCTCCGCTGTTCTTCGCCAACGCGGAGGACTTCCGACGCCGCGCCCTGGCCGCCGTGGCCGAGCAGACGAGACCCGTGAAATGGTTCGTCCTCAACACCGAGGCGAACGTGGAAGTGGACATCACCGCGCTGGACTCCCTGGAGGCGTTGCGGGAGGAGCTGACCGGGCGCGGCATCGTGTTCGCCCTGGCACGCGTCAAACAGGATCTGCGTGACGACCTGGACACGTACGGGCTCACCGAGTCCGTCGGCGAGGACCGGATCTTCCCCACGCTGCCCACCGCGGTGGCCGCGTACCGGGCCTGGGAAGTCAGTGGGGGAGCCGGCGAAGACACATAG
- a CDS encoding serine/threonine-protein kinase, producing MLVADRYRLEAPLGRGAMGEVWRARDEVLGRPVAVKLLLGDDSDAEAAARFRLEAQTAARLNHPHVVAVFDFGAGDGRFYLVMELIEGRSLAQELAAEGALRPERVAVIAAQTAAGLVSAHRQGIVHRDIKPGNLMSTVDGTVKIGDFGIARFVDDPATALTSTGQIVGTSLYLAPERALGQPAGPASDVYSLGCVLYQLLTGRTPFRADTATATLYQHIDAAPAPLRQLGVDVPAAFENYLFGMLAKQPENRPTAQHIAEWFMSGAWQGRPEPMPASAPEPPPPVRRSGPPAPVREPQNGPTAAHPLPADRQPGHGRRAAAGRQQGAREFARRRPRVASAIAGTVAFVIAVLLGMALFSPDNSSAETPGEDTTAPSQTPDPGTAPDSSPMPDDESTDQQADQQGDQPGEDEEDGHSHGKQKGHKGKKDD from the coding sequence GTGCTCGTGGCGGATCGCTACCGACTGGAGGCACCCCTCGGCCGTGGTGCGATGGGAGAGGTCTGGCGGGCCCGGGACGAGGTCCTCGGCCGGCCCGTGGCCGTCAAGCTGTTGCTCGGGGACGACTCCGATGCCGAAGCGGCCGCGCGGTTTCGCTTGGAGGCGCAGACCGCGGCGCGTCTGAACCATCCCCATGTCGTCGCGGTCTTCGACTTCGGGGCGGGGGACGGGCGCTTCTACCTGGTGATGGAGCTCATCGAGGGCCGGAGCCTGGCCCAGGAACTGGCGGCCGAGGGCGCGCTCCGCCCGGAGCGAGTGGCCGTCATCGCGGCCCAGACGGCCGCGGGCCTGGTCTCCGCGCACCGCCAGGGGATCGTCCACCGGGACATCAAGCCCGGCAATCTGATGTCCACCGTCGACGGGACGGTGAAGATCGGGGACTTCGGGATCGCCAGGTTCGTCGACGATCCGGCTACCGCGCTCACCAGCACCGGGCAGATCGTCGGAACCAGTCTCTATCTGGCTCCCGAGCGGGCTCTGGGGCAGCCCGCCGGCCCCGCGTCCGATGTGTACTCCCTCGGGTGCGTGCTGTATCAACTGCTCACGGGCCGGACGCCGTTCCGGGCCGACACGGCCACCGCCACGCTGTATCAGCACATCGACGCCGCTCCGGCGCCTCTCCGCCAACTGGGCGTCGACGTGCCGGCGGCATTCGAGAACTATCTGTTCGGGATGCTCGCGAAGCAGCCCGAGAACCGCCCCACGGCACAGCACATCGCCGAGTGGTTCATGTCCGGTGCCTGGCAGGGCCGCCCGGAACCCATGCCCGCGTCGGCACCGGAGCCGCCCCCGCCGGTACGGAGGTCCGGGCCGCCCGCTCCCGTACGTGAACCACAGAACGGTCCCACGGCCGCGCACCCACTGCCGGCCGACCGGCAGCCGGGCCATGGACGCCGGGCGGCGGCCGGACGGCAGCAGGGTGCCCGCGAGTTCGCCAGACGCCGCCCGAGGGTGGCGAGCGCCATCGCCGGGACCGTGGCCTTCGTCATCGCGGTGCTGCTCGGCATGGCGTTGTTCTCACCCGACAACAGCTCGGCGGAGACTCCCGGCGAGGATACGACCGCCCCCTCGCAGACGCCGGATCCCGGTACGGCCCCGGACTCCTCTCCCATGCCCGACGACGAATCCACCGACCAGCAGGCCGACCAGCAGGGCGACCAGCCGGGCGAGGACGAGGAGGACGGCCACAGCCACGGGAAGCAGAAGGGGCACAAGGGCAAGAAGGACGACTGA
- a CDS encoding SpoIIE family protein phosphatase: MRGMTVGATAEREDLLAAAVVKAVKGAGAYAGSVFLRSRDRRSLVLAATCGVPPSLLGGWRLIPVSSAIPVATAYSSGRTIHLADADETMRRFPQLSVALPYAFGSCSVPVGVEGETFGALTVVWAASPGSEGLSKAQRRHVRTTAHRLGDSLDALRARTGDPVECDPRTVTVETPAPSATAVRVGLFDWDLVTGTLTTDDELCAIFGLDLRAFDGRAETLASCLHPGDRAAFRAAAHAAAAGGRIIARSLRMRDHRGGDENYRTVELWGRMAESGAAPDRAHLIGAIVDARAGSAAVAAVERLRDGFFSLAPDGRITYANFSLQQLLGVSGDELLGRCLWDVLPWLSDPGFEHRHRFAMTSQTPTSFLACRPPDQWLAFSLHPEADGVTGRVVPVGDPPAATAAPVASAAIAAAEPAAAPARLGVVYHVLQLGSALTEAVTAREVCAVVADQLLPAFGGQQLAIYVLREGTMRLLFHTGHHEDFLDWLDGEPLHARLPGTESLTSGAPLFIESRQDLSRGYPGAPAGKVSSWAYLPLIASSRPVGICVLGFDEVRSFSAKDRGVLTALAGLIAQALERARLYDSEFALARGLQQAMLPQRLPLVPGVRTAARYLPGSSGMDIGGDWYDVIPTGTGVSLVIGDVEGHSIAAAATMAQLRSAVRAFAAVGHSPGEVVAGVNRTLVDLDPGLLASCCYIRLEPRAHRAYAVSAGHVPPLLRRRGGTAEALALDVGPLLGVDRASSYPGTWTDIPPGSVLALYTDGLVEERGTGIDVGIDRLRASLAHARADSLDELADRLLHDARRSTYRADDIALLLTEYGPVTAPG, translated from the coding sequence ATGCGCGGGATGACCGTCGGCGCGACGGCGGAGCGCGAGGACCTGCTGGCCGCGGCCGTTGTCAAAGCCGTCAAGGGAGCCGGCGCGTACGCCGGGAGCGTCTTCCTCCGCTCCCGCGACCGCCGGTCGCTCGTACTCGCCGCGACCTGCGGCGTGCCGCCCTCCCTGCTGGGCGGCTGGCGCCTCATTCCGGTGAGCAGCGCCATCCCGGTCGCCACGGCCTACAGCTCCGGGCGCACGATCCACCTGGCCGACGCCGACGAGACGATGCGCCGGTTCCCCCAGCTCTCGGTGGCCCTGCCGTACGCCTTCGGTTCCTGCTCGGTGCCGGTGGGGGTAGAGGGGGAGACCTTCGGGGCGCTGACGGTCGTCTGGGCGGCCTCACCCGGCAGCGAGGGGCTGTCCAAGGCCCAGCGCCGCCATGTGCGCACCACCGCACACCGGCTCGGCGACTCCCTCGACGCGCTCCGCGCGCGTACCGGCGATCCCGTCGAGTGCGACCCGCGGACGGTCACCGTCGAGACCCCGGCCCCTTCGGCAACCGCCGTGCGGGTCGGTCTGTTCGACTGGGACCTCGTCACCGGCACCCTCACCACGGACGACGAGCTTTGCGCGATCTTCGGTCTCGATCTGCGCGCTTTCGACGGACGAGCCGAAACACTCGCTTCCTGCCTGCACCCCGGCGACCGCGCGGCCTTCCGGGCCGCGGCCCACGCGGCGGCCGCCGGGGGCCGGATCATCGCGCGAAGCCTGCGCATGCGGGATCACAGGGGCGGTGACGAGAACTACCGCACCGTGGAGCTGTGGGGCCGCATGGCGGAGTCCGGCGCCGCGCCGGACCGCGCCCACCTGATCGGCGCGATCGTCGACGCGCGGGCCGGCAGCGCTGCTGTCGCAGCGGTCGAGCGGCTGCGGGACGGGTTCTTCTCCCTCGCCCCCGACGGGCGCATCACCTATGCCAACTTCAGCCTTCAGCAGCTGTTGGGCGTGAGCGGCGACGAGCTGCTGGGCCGGTGCCTCTGGGACGTTCTGCCCTGGCTGTCCGACCCGGGTTTCGAGCACCGGCACCGGTTCGCGATGACCTCGCAGACGCCGACCTCCTTCCTGGCGTGCCGTCCGCCCGACCAGTGGCTCGCCTTCTCCCTCCATCCGGAGGCGGACGGAGTGACCGGCCGTGTGGTCCCCGTGGGAGATCCCCCGGCGGCCACGGCGGCACCTGTCGCATCTGCCGCAATCGCGGCGGCGGAACCCGCCGCCGCACCGGCGCGCCTGGGTGTCGTGTACCACGTCCTGCAGCTGGGCAGCGCCCTGACCGAGGCGGTCACCGCCCGTGAAGTCTGCGCTGTCGTCGCGGACCAGCTGCTGCCGGCCTTCGGCGGCCAACAGCTGGCGATCTACGTGCTCCGCGAGGGAACGATGCGCCTGCTCTTCCACACCGGCCACCACGAGGACTTCCTCGACTGGCTGGACGGCGAGCCGCTGCACGCCCGTCTGCCCGGTACGGAGAGCCTGACCTCCGGAGCCCCGCTCTTCATCGAGTCGCGGCAGGACCTCTCCCGGGGGTATCCGGGCGCTCCCGCCGGCAAGGTGAGCTCCTGGGCGTATCTGCCGCTGATCGCCTCCAGCCGCCCCGTCGGCATCTGCGTTCTCGGCTTCGACGAGGTCCGTTCGTTCTCGGCGAAGGACCGCGGCGTCCTCACGGCGCTCGCCGGACTGATCGCCCAGGCCCTGGAACGGGCCCGCCTCTACGACTCGGAGTTCGCCCTCGCCCGCGGTCTGCAGCAGGCGATGCTGCCGCAGCGGCTGCCGCTCGTCCCCGGCGTCCGCACCGCCGCGCGCTACCTGCCCGGCAGCAGCGGGATGGACATCGGCGGCGACTGGTACGACGTCATCCCCACCGGCACCGGGGTGTCCCTCGTCATCGGGGACGTCGAGGGGCACAGCATCGCCGCGGCGGCCACCATGGCCCAGTTGCGCAGCGCCGTACGGGCCTTCGCGGCAGTGGGCCACTCGCCCGGCGAGGTGGTGGCGGGCGTCAACCGGACCCTCGTCGACCTCGACCCCGGACTGCTGGCCAGCTGCTGCTACATCCGCCTCGAGCCCCGCGCCCACCGCGCGTACGCCGTCAGCGCCGGCCACGTCCCGCCACTGCTCCGCCGTCGCGGCGGGACGGCGGAGGCCCTTGCACTGGACGTCGGTCCCCTCCTCGGCGTGGACCGCGCGAGCTCCTACCCGGGAACCTGGACGGACATCCCGCCGGGCTCCGTACTCGCTCTCTACACCGACGGCCTGGTCGAGGAACGCGGCACCGGCATCGACGTGGGCATCGACCGCCTGCGGGCATCTCTCGCCCACGCCCGCGCGGACTCGCTGGACGAACTCGCCGACCGGCTGCTGCACGACGCCCGGCGCTCCACGTACCGCGCCGACGACATCGCTCTGCTGCTCACCGAGTACGGCCCGGTCACGGCGCCGGGATGA
- a CDS encoding DUF7144 family membrane protein, producing MASDAARPRTAGAQPRPWHAPTSGTTVFAAAMMIVGGAMAIFEGISGIRKDQLFIATRHYVFEFSLAGWGWVHLILGIVLLLAGCVVLSGALWARFFGVSVAGLGVIANFLSVPYYPLWALTLVAVNILIVWALCMGMHREAGEGLVV from the coding sequence ATGGCCAGTGACGCCGCCCGACCGAGAACGGCCGGTGCCCAGCCGCGCCCGTGGCATGCGCCCACATCGGGTACCACCGTCTTCGCAGCAGCGATGATGATCGTCGGTGGAGCGATGGCGATCTTCGAGGGGATCTCGGGCATCCGTAAAGACCAGCTGTTCATCGCGACGCGTCACTACGTGTTCGAGTTCAGTCTGGCGGGCTGGGGCTGGGTCCACCTCATTCTGGGCATCGTCCTCCTCCTCGCGGGGTGCGTCGTGCTCAGCGGAGCGCTGTGGGCACGCTTCTTCGGTGTGTCCGTGGCAGGGCTCGGCGTGATCGCCAACTTTCTGTCGGTGCCGTACTACCCCCTGTGGGCCCTGACGTTGGTCGCCGTCAACATCCTCATCGTCTGGGCTCTGTGCATGGGTATGCACAGAGAGGCCGGCGAGGGCCTGGTGGTCTGA
- a CDS encoding alkaline phosphatase D family protein translates to MPTHEYLSSSRLLGRRSLLAAGAAGAAVVGGLTASRAYASSSSGLVLSGRPEVSHGVQVGDVVGRSAVVWARADRTAQMVVEVARDPRFHDARRVRGPVVTPDSDFTGHVRINGLAAGELHWYRVSFQDPADARRTGAAVTGSFRAAPDQHRPRRDIRFVWSGDMVGQGWGINPGLGGIEIFETMRQAKPDFFLHSGDTIYADGPLKETVTLPDGRVWHNLVTEEKSKVAETLAEYRGNFRYNLLDENVRAFAAEVPGIYQWDDHEVRNNWYPGQILTDDRYTEKRVDVLAARARQSFFEYLPIDNQSADEAGRIYRRISYGPLLDVFVLDMRTYRDANSPELNTEPNGGILGRRQTEWLKRGLAGSKALWKVVAADMPIGLVVPDGANIEGVANNDPGAPKGRELEIAEVLRHLQRHAVRNTVWVTADVHYAAAHHYDPSRAVFQDFDPFWEFVAGPLNAGTTTRPYKLDATFGPELVYAKNPSALVSPLDGYQFFGQVDIDAASGALTVALRDAPGATLWSTRLEAQRS, encoded by the coding sequence ATGCCCACACATGAGTATCTGTCTTCCTCCCGTCTTCTGGGTCGCCGCAGCCTCCTCGCCGCCGGCGCCGCCGGTGCCGCCGTCGTCGGTGGTCTGACCGCTTCCCGTGCCTATGCCTCGAGCTCGTCCGGGCTGGTGCTGTCCGGCCGGCCTGAGGTCAGTCACGGTGTGCAGGTCGGCGATGTCGTCGGCCGCAGCGCTGTCGTCTGGGCGCGAGCCGACCGTACGGCCCAGATGGTGGTTGAGGTGGCCCGAGACCCGCGGTTCCACGACGCTCGGCGGGTCCGGGGGCCGGTCGTCACCCCGGACAGCGACTTCACGGGCCACGTCAGGATCAACGGTCTGGCCGCGGGCGAGCTGCACTGGTACCGGGTGTCCTTCCAGGACCCGGCCGACGCCCGCCGCACCGGCGCCGCGGTGACCGGCTCCTTCCGTGCCGCCCCCGACCAGCACCGTCCACGCCGCGACATCCGCTTCGTCTGGTCCGGCGACATGGTCGGCCAGGGCTGGGGTATCAACCCCGGCCTCGGCGGTATCGAAATCTTCGAGACCATGCGGCAGGCCAAACCGGACTTCTTCCTGCACAGCGGCGACACCATCTACGCCGACGGGCCGCTCAAGGAGACCGTGACCCTGCCCGACGGCCGGGTCTGGCACAACCTGGTCACCGAGGAGAAGTCCAAGGTCGCCGAGACCCTGGCCGAGTACCGCGGGAACTTCCGCTACAACCTGCTGGACGAGAACGTCCGCGCCTTCGCCGCCGAGGTGCCCGGCATCTACCAGTGGGACGACCACGAGGTCCGCAACAACTGGTATCCCGGCCAGATCCTCACCGACGACCGCTACACCGAGAAGCGCGTGGATGTGCTCGCAGCCCGGGCCAGGCAGTCCTTCTTCGAGTACCTCCCGATCGACAACCAGTCGGCCGACGAGGCGGGCCGCATCTACCGGCGGATCAGCTACGGTCCGCTGCTCGATGTCTTCGTCCTGGACATGCGCACCTACCGGGACGCCAACAGCCCTGAGCTGAACACCGAGCCGAACGGCGGCATCCTGGGCCGCCGACAGACCGAGTGGCTCAAGCGCGGGCTGGCCGGCTCCAAGGCCCTGTGGAAGGTCGTCGCGGCCGATATGCCGATCGGCCTGGTCGTGCCGGACGGCGCCAATATCGAGGGAGTCGCCAACAACGACCCCGGTGCGCCCAAGGGCCGCGAGCTGGAGATCGCCGAGGTGCTGCGCCACCTCCAGCGGCACGCCGTACGCAACACGGTGTGGGTCACGGCGGACGTGCACTACGCCGCCGCCCACCACTACGACCCCTCGCGGGCCGTCTTCCAGGACTTCGACCCCTTCTGGGAGTTCGTCGCCGGACCGCTCAACGCGGGCACCACTACCCGTCCCTACAAGCTGGACGCCACCTTCGGCCCCGAGCTGGTGTACGCCAAGAACCCGTCGGCGCTCGTCTCGCCACTCGACGGGTACCAGTTCTTCGGCCAGGTCGACATCGACGCCGCCTCCGGAGCACTGACCGTCGCGCTGCGGGACGCCCCCGGGGCCACGCTGTGGAGCACCAGGCTGGAGGCGCAGCGCAGCTGA